In Luteibaculum oceani, the following proteins share a genomic window:
- the metH gene encoding methionine synthase, translating into MTTYLQLAGLEPLYVTSESNFVNVGERTNVTGSRKFLRLIKEEKFDEALEIARDQVEGGAQILDVNMDEGMIDGVEAMVKFLNLIAAEPDIARIPIMIDSSRWEIIRAGLKCVQGKAVVNSISLKEGEKTFIEQAKYIKRFGAAVVVMAFDEEGQADSYERRIEICKRSYDILTQVVKFPPQEIIFDPNIFPVATGMEEHRNNALDFFRATKWIRNNLPHAHVSGGVSNVSFSFRGNNTVREAIHSAFLYHGIKAGMTMGIVNPSMLEVYEDIPKDLLNCVEDVLLNRDPKAEERLLEMAEELKDGPQKERKVDLSWREAPVEKRLEHALVKGILEFIEEDTETARQQFPTSLQVIEGPLMDGMNVVGDLFGSGKMFLPQVVKSARVMKKAVAYLLPYLEEEKKNNPNPDSKKAKGKILMATVKGDVHDIGKNIVSVVLACNNFDVVDLGVMVPAEKILDEAEKQQVDAIGLSGLITPSLDEMVFVAKEMERRGLNIPLLIGGATTSRVHTAVKVAPEYSINRVVHVLDASRAVTTASKLLGSDAKKFKDDIAEEYEKLRAYHHAKKKKEKLISLEEAQANKVDIDWTNFKAETPSVNGIQVIQQQDLNELLPFIDWTPFFQTWELAGRFPNILEDEVVGVEAKKLYADAQQMLKQIVEEKWLEAKAVFGIFPANSNKDDVEIYDEDGGVACTFNQMRQQIKKVAGQPNYSLADFVAPKESGKKDYCGAFVVTTGFGCDEKAEAFKKDHDDYSSIMIKALADRLAEAFAELLHQKVRREYWGYAPNEALDNEALIKEKYRGIRPAPGYPACPDHTEKPKLFKLLKAKENIGVDLTESLAMTPAASVSGWYFAHPESRYFGIRKIEKDQLENLAERKGMDVATLERWLQPVL; encoded by the coding sequence ATGACTACCTACCTACAATTAGCGGGATTAGAACCCCTATATGTAACCTCAGAAAGCAATTTTGTAAATGTTGGTGAGCGCACCAACGTAACTGGTTCACGTAAATTTTTACGCCTTATTAAAGAAGAAAAATTTGATGAGGCCTTAGAAATCGCTCGGGATCAAGTTGAAGGCGGAGCCCAAATCCTCGATGTGAATATGGATGAGGGTATGATTGATGGGGTAGAAGCAATGGTAAAGTTCCTAAACCTTATCGCTGCTGAACCAGATATCGCCCGAATTCCTATTATGATAGATTCCTCTCGATGGGAAATCATCAGAGCAGGATTAAAATGTGTTCAGGGTAAGGCCGTTGTGAACTCCATTTCACTCAAAGAAGGTGAAAAGACCTTTATAGAACAAGCAAAATATATAAAGCGTTTTGGCGCTGCGGTAGTGGTAATGGCTTTCGACGAAGAGGGTCAGGCAGATAGCTACGAGCGACGAATAGAAATCTGTAAACGCTCCTACGACATATTAACCCAGGTAGTTAAATTCCCTCCTCAAGAGATTATTTTCGACCCTAACATTTTCCCAGTAGCAACTGGGATGGAGGAGCATAGGAATAACGCACTAGATTTTTTTAGGGCTACCAAGTGGATCAGAAATAACCTTCCTCATGCACATGTTAGCGGTGGGGTAAGTAACGTATCGTTTTCATTTAGAGGAAACAATACGGTTAGAGAAGCGATACACTCCGCATTTTTATACCATGGAATAAAGGCGGGTATGACCATGGGGATTGTAAACCCTTCTATGCTTGAAGTGTACGAGGATATTCCTAAGGATCTGCTGAACTGTGTGGAGGATGTGCTTTTAAACCGAGATCCCAAGGCCGAAGAACGCCTGCTTGAAATGGCGGAAGAATTAAAGGATGGTCCTCAGAAGGAACGTAAGGTGGATTTGTCTTGGAGAGAGGCGCCCGTAGAAAAGCGTTTGGAGCATGCCCTGGTAAAGGGGATTCTAGAATTTATTGAGGAAGATACCGAAACAGCAAGACAGCAATTCCCGACCTCGCTTCAGGTAATTGAAGGTCCTTTAATGGACGGAATGAATGTGGTAGGAGATTTGTTTGGATCTGGAAAAATGTTTCTCCCTCAGGTTGTGAAATCTGCGCGCGTAATGAAGAAGGCCGTGGCCTACTTACTGCCGTATTTAGAGGAAGAAAAGAAGAACAATCCCAACCCAGATAGTAAAAAAGCCAAAGGAAAAATTCTGATGGCCACCGTAAAAGGGGATGTCCACGATATTGGAAAAAACATTGTTAGTGTAGTGCTAGCATGCAATAATTTCGATGTAGTGGATTTAGGGGTAATGGTGCCGGCAGAAAAAATCCTCGACGAAGCCGAAAAGCAACAAGTGGACGCCATCGGTTTATCTGGATTAATTACTCCTTCCTTAGATGAAATGGTTTTCGTTGCCAAAGAAATGGAACGTAGGGGCCTAAATATTCCCTTGCTTATTGGAGGTGCAACAACCTCAAGGGTTCATACGGCTGTAAAAGTGGCTCCAGAATATTCCATTAATCGGGTAGTTCATGTTTTAGATGCCTCGAGAGCAGTAACCACAGCTTCAAAATTGTTGGGCTCAGACGCTAAGAAATTTAAAGATGATATCGCCGAGGAATACGAGAAGTTGAGAGCTTATCATCATGCAAAGAAGAAAAAGGAAAAGCTTATTTCACTTGAAGAAGCTCAAGCTAATAAAGTGGATATTGATTGGACCAATTTTAAAGCTGAAACTCCATCGGTAAATGGAATACAGGTGATCCAGCAGCAAGATTTAAATGAATTACTGCCCTTTATAGACTGGACTCCATTTTTCCAAACATGGGAGTTGGCCGGTAGATTCCCCAATATTTTGGAGGATGAAGTTGTAGGGGTTGAGGCCAAAAAACTCTACGCAGATGCACAACAAATGTTGAAGCAGATTGTAGAGGAAAAGTGGTTGGAAGCCAAAGCAGTTTTTGGAATTTTCCCAGCTAATAGCAATAAAGATGATGTTGAAATTTATGATGAAGATGGAGGGGTTGCCTGCACATTTAATCAAATGCGTCAACAGATAAAGAAGGTTGCAGGGCAGCCTAATTACAGTTTGGCCGATTTTGTTGCTCCAAAAGAAAGTGGTAAAAAGGATTATTGTGGGGCCTTTGTAGTAACTACTGGATTTGGTTGTGATGAAAAAGCAGAGGCTTTTAAAAAGGATCACGATGATTACAGTTCCATTATGATCAAAGCCCTTGCCGATCGTTTGGCTGAGGCCTTTGCAGAGTTGCTTCATCAAAAAGTAAGACGCGAATATTGGGGTTACGCTCCAAATGAGGCTTTAGACAATGAGGCCTTGATAAAAGAAAAGTACCGTGGTATAAGACCTGCCCCAGGCTATCCTGCCTGTCCAGATCACACCGAAAAACCCAAGCTGTTTAAACTGCTAAAGGCTAAGGAGAATATTGGTGTCGACTTAACAGAAAGCCTAGCCATGACTCCTGCTGCATCGGTTTCGGGGTGGTATTTTGCGCATCCTGAAAGCCGATACTTTGGAATTAGAAAAATAGAAAAAGACCAGCTTGAGAACCTTGCAGAAAGAAAGGGAATGGATGTAGCAACTTTGGAACGTTGGTTGCAGCCGGTGTTGTAA
- a CDS encoding homocysteine S-methyltransferase family protein — protein MKVTEAIKQRILVLDGAMGTMIQRYKLEEEDFRTPELKHHEKSLKGNNDLIGLSRPEILAAIHEEYLAAGADILETNTFSGTTIAQEDYSCEHLVDEINIKSAQIAKAAADKYTALTPDKPRYVAGSMGPTNKTASISPNVNDPGYRAIDFDTLAEAYRQQAVGLMKGGVDLLLVETVFDTLNAKAALFGIEEAFTEMGSEIPVMVSGTITDASGRTLSGQTAEAFLISISHFPLFSVGLNCALGASQLRQYIQVLAKNAPFYISAHPNAGLPNEFGAYDETPEFMAKQIKEFLDLGLINIIGGCCGTTPDHIQAIAELAAKYEPRKMASPALSTVL, from the coding sequence ATGAAAGTTACAGAGGCTATAAAACAGCGAATTTTAGTGCTAGACGGTGCGATGGGTACCATGATTCAGCGCTATAAATTAGAGGAAGAGGATTTTAGAACTCCCGAGTTAAAGCATCATGAAAAATCATTAAAGGGTAATAATGATTTAATTGGGTTGTCTCGACCTGAAATCCTCGCAGCAATTCACGAAGAATACCTTGCGGCTGGTGCCGATATATTAGAAACCAACACTTTTAGTGGTACTACCATAGCTCAGGAGGATTACTCTTGTGAGCATTTGGTTGATGAAATCAATATTAAAAGTGCCCAAATTGCAAAAGCGGCGGCAGATAAATACACTGCCTTAACACCAGACAAGCCTAGGTATGTTGCTGGATCAATGGGCCCGACCAACAAAACGGCATCTATTTCTCCGAATGTGAACGACCCTGGATACCGTGCAATAGATTTTGATACCCTAGCCGAAGCTTACCGTCAACAGGCGGTTGGACTTATGAAGGGGGGAGTTGACCTGCTTTTGGTGGAAACTGTTTTTGATACGTTGAATGCAAAGGCTGCTCTATTCGGAATTGAAGAGGCTTTTACAGAGATGGGAAGCGAAATTCCCGTTATGGTTTCAGGAACGATAACCGATGCTAGTGGGCGAACTTTATCTGGCCAAACGGCAGAAGCTTTTTTAATCTCTATATCCCATTTCCCACTTTTTTCAGTGGGCTTAAATTGTGCTTTAGGGGCTAGCCAATTAAGACAGTATATCCAGGTATTGGCTAAAAATGCACCCTTTTATATATCCGCTCACCCCAATGCAGGGTTGCCAAATGAATTTGGGGCTTACGATGAAACTCCAGAGTTTATGGCTAAACAAATCAAAGAGTTTTTAGACCTAGGTCTTATCAATATTATTGGCGGTTGTTGCGGAACCACGCCAGACCATATTCAGGCCATCGCGGAATTGGCGGCAAAATACGAACCCAGAAAAATGGCTTCCCCAGCTTTAAGTACTGTATTATAA
- a CDS encoding helix-turn-helix transcriptional regulator: protein MGTTSEDKIRLIFGLKVAQERARLGLSLSALSKKAGLSASYLNEIEKGKKYPKAEKIITLAQALEVEYDELVSTKLKQDLAPLGDLMSSKIFDQIPFSLFGIDTTQIVELLSKSPAQASSFLGAFMEIARHYNISESEVYTAALRSYQEIANNYFPDIEQKAQKFAAQHNFNPFVKDADKQLERLLANLFSYQIDKSTLGSNDLLKGVKSYYTQESGPKLFIEPELSASQQIFLLAKELGFNVLDLEKTIRVNTILGKPRIKSFQQILINLQASYFAGALLLPKKEVEKDLGLWFDQETFDASHLKKLSDKWKCTPETLFHRLTNILPQSFGLDVLFFLKFNQKPEEELPHLERELHLNRKHLPHATKLGAHYCARWSALKTLKEVVGNEGGEQFSAHGQISEFVENGDCYLVISMGRKISEATGLATSTCLGIYLNAKLKRKVRWLSDPKLAKKQVNVLCENCAMDCEDRLAPPSILERKSLKMEVEDALSQLH from the coding sequence ATGGGAACGACTTCGGAGGATAAAATCAGATTGATTTTTGGGCTAAAAGTGGCCCAGGAACGTGCTCGTTTAGGGCTTAGCTTAAGTGCTTTATCTAAAAAAGCAGGTTTGTCGGCTTCCTACTTGAATGAAATTGAGAAGGGTAAAAAATATCCGAAGGCCGAGAAGATTATAACTCTTGCCCAAGCCCTGGAGGTGGAATACGATGAATTGGTATCCACCAAACTAAAACAAGACCTTGCGCCACTCGGTGACTTGATGTCTTCCAAAATTTTCGATCAAATTCCCTTTAGTCTGTTTGGTATAGATACCACTCAAATAGTGGAGCTCTTGTCGAAAAGTCCGGCACAGGCTTCCTCTTTTTTGGGTGCTTTTATGGAAATTGCCAGGCATTATAACATTTCTGAAAGTGAGGTGTATACAGCAGCCTTGCGCAGTTATCAGGAAATTGCCAATAACTACTTCCCCGATATAGAACAAAAAGCCCAGAAATTTGCGGCTCAGCATAACTTCAATCCCTTTGTAAAAGATGCGGATAAGCAATTGGAGCGTCTGTTAGCCAATTTATTTTCATACCAAATCGACAAGTCTACCCTTGGCAGTAATGATTTGTTGAAAGGGGTAAAATCTTATTACACACAGGAATCGGGTCCTAAGCTTTTTATAGAACCAGAATTATCTGCCTCCCAGCAAATATTTTTATTGGCAAAAGAACTTGGGTTTAATGTTCTTGATTTAGAAAAGACCATCCGCGTTAACACCATACTCGGGAAGCCAAGAATTAAGAGCTTTCAGCAAATTTTAATAAACCTACAGGCTTCATACTTTGCCGGTGCTTTGTTGCTGCCGAAAAAGGAGGTAGAAAAAGATTTGGGGCTATGGTTTGACCAAGAAACATTTGACGCCAGCCATTTAAAGAAGCTTAGTGATAAATGGAAGTGTACTCCTGAAACCTTGTTTCACCGGCTGACCAATATTTTGCCGCAGTCATTTGGTTTGGATGTACTTTTCTTCTTAAAGTTTAATCAAAAACCAGAAGAGGAACTTCCGCATTTAGAACGCGAACTCCATCTAAATAGAAAGCATTTACCTCATGCCACCAAATTGGGAGCACATTATTGTGCGCGCTGGTCGGCATTAAAAACTTTAAAAGAAGTTGTTGGTAATGAGGGGGGAGAACAATTTAGTGCACACGGCCAAATTTCTGAATTCGTGGAAAATGGCGATTGCTACTTGGTAATATCCATGGGGCGAAAAATTAGCGAGGCCACAGGATTAGCTACCAGTACTTGTTTGGGTATTTATCTTAATGCCAAACTAAAGCGTAAAGTGCGTTGGTTATCCGACCCTAAATTGGCTAAAAAGCAAGTGAATGTGCTTTGCGAAAACTGTGCTATGGATTGTGAAGATCGGTTAGCTCCTCCAAGCATATTAGAAAGAAAATCCCTGAAAATGGAAGTCGAAGATGCGCTATCTCAATTGCATTGA
- the aceB gene encoding malate synthase A, which produces MDTTTLAIKVKETVNARQEEILSPSALEFLNALQQKFNQRRIDLLDLRKVRNLEFNKGLTPTFLPETKGIRASDWKVAPLPQDLLDRRVEITGPVDRKMIINALNSGAKCFMADFEDSTSPTWKNIVEGQINLYDAIRRQIDFTASNGKEYKLSEKPATLLVRPRGWHLEEKNLLDEQGNRFSASLVDFGLYFFHNAKQLIENGSGPYFYLPKLESHKEAALWNSVFVFAQDYLGIPQGTIKATVLIETLPAAFEMDEILYELREHSAGLNCGRWDYIFSFIKCFRSLPEMVLPNRDLVGMTAPFMDAYSKLAVKTCHKRGVHAMGGMSAFIPVKNDEAANTNALEKVRNDKTREVLNGHDGSWVAHPALVVPVLEIFDQFMPAPNQIGKQIDQEISAEDLLRLPEGEITEEGVRKNLNVGLLYVESWLRGRGAAALYNLMEDAATAEISRAQLWQWRKHQVKLADGRKLTKELMDKLFYEEQIHTRNQLNTILPHRLENAALLFRDLIFKEQFQDFLTLDAYELI; this is translated from the coding sequence ATGGATACTACAACCCTAGCCATTAAAGTAAAAGAGACCGTAAATGCACGGCAAGAAGAAATTTTATCTCCCTCTGCTTTAGAGTTTTTAAATGCCCTTCAACAGAAATTCAACCAAAGAAGAATCGATCTTCTAGACTTGCGAAAAGTTCGCAATTTGGAATTCAATAAAGGGTTAACCCCAACCTTTTTACCCGAAACCAAGGGCATTAGAGCAAGCGATTGGAAAGTAGCACCGCTGCCCCAAGACCTTCTCGATCGCAGAGTAGAAATCACGGGACCTGTAGATAGAAAGATGATTATAAACGCCCTCAATTCGGGAGCCAAATGTTTCATGGCCGACTTTGAGGACAGCACCTCACCTACTTGGAAAAACATTGTTGAAGGCCAAATAAATCTGTATGATGCCATCAGACGTCAGATAGACTTTACCGCTTCAAACGGAAAAGAATACAAGCTTTCTGAAAAACCAGCCACCCTTTTGGTGCGCCCAAGAGGATGGCACTTAGAAGAAAAAAACCTGTTAGACGAACAGGGAAATCGTTTTTCTGCTTCGCTAGTTGATTTCGGTTTGTACTTTTTCCACAACGCTAAACAGCTGATTGAAAACGGAAGCGGACCATATTTCTATTTACCCAAATTAGAAAGCCACAAAGAGGCCGCGCTTTGGAATTCGGTTTTTGTATTCGCACAAGATTATTTGGGTATACCTCAGGGTACAATTAAAGCTACGGTGCTTATCGAAACGCTTCCAGCCGCATTTGAAATGGACGAAATTCTATATGAACTGCGCGAACATTCAGCCGGTTTAAATTGCGGAAGATGGGACTACATTTTCTCCTTTATTAAGTGCTTTAGATCGCTACCAGAAATGGTGCTTCCAAATCGTGACCTAGTGGGAATGACTGCTCCCTTTATGGATGCATACAGCAAACTAGCAGTTAAAACCTGTCACAAAAGAGGGGTACATGCCATGGGCGGCATGTCGGCTTTTATTCCAGTAAAGAACGATGAAGCTGCCAATACCAATGCCCTTGAAAAAGTTAGAAACGATAAAACCAGAGAAGTATTAAATGGCCACGATGGTTCCTGGGTTGCTCACCCTGCTTTGGTTGTGCCAGTATTAGAAATTTTCGATCAATTCATGCCCGCCCCAAACCAAATTGGGAAGCAAATTGACCAAGAAATAAGCGCCGAAGATTTATTACGCCTTCCCGAAGGTGAAATTACCGAAGAAGGGGTAAGAAAGAATTTAAACGTAGGCCTATTATATGTTGAATCCTGGCTAAGAGGAAGAGGTGCAGCAGCACTATACAACCTAATGGAAGATGCCGCAACCGCAGAGATTTCCAGAGCCCAGCTTTGGCAGTGGCGCAAACACCAGGTAAAACTTGCCGATGGAAGAAAATTAACCAAAGAACTTATGGATAAACTCTTTTACGAAGAGCAAATCCATACGAGAAACCAGCTAAACACCATCCTACCCCACCGTTTAGAGAATGCTGCCCTCCTTTTTAGAGACCTCATTTTCAAAGAACAGTTTCAAGATTTCCTAACCCTAGATGCATACGAACTTATTTAA
- the aceA gene encoding isocitrate lyase: protein MSAVSKKVALAAQLRNQWMQLDRWKGIRRPYQAEEVIDLQGSIVPECTLAKNGAQKFWQMLNNGETVNGLGALSGNQAVQEVQAGLNAIYCSGWQVAGDGNTSGNMYPDQSLYPVDSVPKMVKRINAALQRTDQIHWMEGNTDIDWMVPVIADAEAGFGGNLNAFELTKALIEAGAAGIHFEDQLSSAKKCGHLGGKVLVSTREAVNKLVSARLAADVLGVPTLIIARTDANAAGLLTSDIDDNDKEFIIPGERTVEGFFKVRAGLDQAISRGLAYAPYADLIWCETSKPDLEEARRFAEAIHAKYPGKLLAYNCSPSFNWKQNLDDKTMKVFREELAAMGYKFQFITLAGWHVLNHSMFNLAKAYKQDGMYAYSQLQQAEFANEEAGYRATKHQAFVGTGYFDRVQNTITKGKSSTTALKGSTEAEQF from the coding sequence ATGTCAGCAGTAAGTAAAAAAGTGGCCCTAGCCGCACAATTAAGAAACCAATGGATGCAATTAGACCGTTGGAAAGGAATTAGAAGACCTTATCAAGCCGAAGAAGTTATAGATCTACAGGGATCTATAGTTCCTGAATGTACCCTAGCCAAAAATGGAGCCCAAAAGTTTTGGCAAATGTTAAACAACGGTGAAACCGTAAACGGATTGGGCGCTTTAAGCGGCAACCAAGCCGTGCAAGAAGTTCAAGCTGGATTAAATGCAATTTACTGTTCCGGTTGGCAGGTAGCTGGAGATGGCAATACAAGTGGAAATATGTATCCAGACCAGAGTTTATACCCGGTAGACTCTGTGCCTAAAATGGTAAAAAGAATTAACGCCGCCTTACAACGTACCGACCAAATTCATTGGATGGAAGGCAATACAGATATCGATTGGATGGTTCCAGTAATTGCCGATGCCGAAGCTGGATTTGGAGGAAACCTAAACGCATTTGAACTTACCAAAGCTCTTATTGAAGCAGGTGCAGCTGGTATTCACTTCGAAGACCAACTTTCTTCTGCTAAAAAATGCGGCCACCTTGGAGGGAAAGTATTAGTATCCACTAGAGAAGCTGTTAACAAATTAGTTTCAGCTCGATTAGCAGCTGATGTGTTAGGGGTGCCTACCCTAATTATCGCCAGAACCGATGCAAATGCCGCAGGACTGTTAACCTCGGATATCGACGACAACGACAAAGAATTTATTATACCCGGAGAAAGAACCGTTGAAGGTTTCTTCAAAGTAAGAGCCGGTTTAGACCAGGCAATTAGTAGAGGTTTAGCATACGCCCCATACGCCGATTTAATTTGGTGTGAAACATCGAAACCAGATCTAGAGGAAGCAAGAAGGTTTGCTGAAGCAATACACGCTAAGTACCCTGGTAAATTACTTGCATACAACTGCTCACCTTCATTCAACTGGAAACAAAATCTGGATGATAAAACCATGAAGGTATTCCGCGAAGAACTTGCAGCAATGGGTTACAAATTCCAATTCATTACCCTAGCAGGATGGCATGTGCTTAACCACAGCATGTTTAACCTAGCAAAAGCATACAAACAAGACGGAATGTACGCTTATAGTCAACTTCAGCAAGCAGAATTTGCTAATGAGGAGGCTGGATACCGCGCTACTAAACATCAAGCTTTCGTTGGAACTGGTTATTTCGACCGTGTACAAAACACGATTACCAAAGGCAAAAGCTCTACTACCGCCCTAAAGGGATCGACCGAAGCAGAACAATTTTAA